In one Nicotiana tomentosiformis chromosome 6, ASM39032v3, whole genome shotgun sequence genomic region, the following are encoded:
- the LOC104102878 gene encoding uncharacterized protein At5g41620-like isoform X1: MNSLKSPSLQKDNSNYKFMQTKGSNKNKDLSVSARKLAATLREINGVAASKVNEDLEERNDVELVKKERILKSSKLGSVALQFSDPFHAPVSERMERSEVGSRRRRKLMKADFCLQNGCFMELDQTQNHAQTLSRERLKDVYNGLTTSKELLHVLSHVWNLEQQKTTCLSLFSSIKTELDRLCNQVSKLIHEHKYNHSEVDILLKKFEEEKMAWKIKEQDNIHTAITSVARELKIEKKLRNQTERLNKKLGRELADTKASLSKAVKELEGEKKDREILEQVCEDLARGLGEDRAEVEELKRQSAKISEEVEMERKMLQLADVMREERVQMKLSDAKYQFEEKNAVVDKLRNELEAYLRSKKGHEQGGDSHNFETINELERRLRETLPITHHYQDKEKGDGEVLNKEENGDKDDSADSDLHSVELNMGDNGKSYQWCTALQNDPIFSISDKNKERRSISEKFPRQNISLERETSDGIEWEFSAGEKENVNTLDRGISNFHTNGGILDFSSQAWKKDCGDEIERYKMIKDLRDHIVSASRITSSQDFSSPTENWSQQRFSSGDPNKVMGKGFSVL, translated from the exons ATGAACTCATTAAAATCACCTTCCCTGCAGAAAGATAATTCGAACTACAAGTTTATGCAAACAAAGGGCTCTAATAAAAATAAAGACTTGTCAGTTTCAGCAAGAAAACTGGCAGCCACTCTCCGGGAAATTAATGGAGTTGCTGCTTCTAAAGTGAATGAGGATTTGGAGGAAAGGAATGATGTTGAATTGGttaaaaaagaaagaattttGAAGTCATCTAAATTGGGTTCAGTAGCTCTGCAATTCTCTGATCCGTTTCATGCCCCTGTTTCTGAG AGAATGGAGCGATCCGAAGTGGGTAGTCGTAGAAGAAGAAAACTTATGAAGGCTGATTTCTGTCTCCAAAATGGTTGCTTTATGGAG CTTGATCAGACACAAAATCACGCACAAACTCTAAGCAGAGAACGGTTGAAGGATGTTTATAATGGCCTTACCACATCTAAAGAGCTGTTGCATGTTCTAAGTCATGTCTGGAATCTCGAACAGCAGAAAACTACATGTTTATCCCTTTTCTCATCTATAAAAACTGAGCTTGACCGGTTGTGTAATCAGGTGTCTAAACTGATACATGAACACAAATATAACCACAGTGAAGTTGATATCCTCTTGAAGAAgtttgaagaagaaaagatggCCTGGAAGATAAAAGAGCAAGACAACATTCATACTGCCATTACATCCGTAGCGAGGGAGCTCAAGATAGAGAAGAAACTGAGGAACCAAACTGAGAGATTAAATAAGAAGCTTGGTAGAGAATTGGCGGATACAAAGGCATCTCTTTCGAAGGCAGTTAAAGAACTTGAAGGCGAGAAGAAGGACAGAGAGATATTGGAGCAAGTCTGTGAAGATTTAGCCAGAGGTCTCGGAGAAGATAGAGCTGAGGTGGAAGAATTGAAGAGACAATCTGCTAAAATTAGTGAAGAGGTGGAGATGGAACGGAAAATGCTTCAACTAGCTGATGTGATGCGCGAGGAAAGAGTTCAAATGAAGCTTTCAGATGCCAAGTATCAATTTGAGGAGAAAAATGCAGTTGTTGATAAGTTAAGGAATGAGCTTGAAGCCTATTTGAGATCCAAAAAGGGCCACGAACAAGGCGGTGATTCGCATAATTTTGAAACGATCAATGAGCTTGAGAGACGTTTGAGAGAAACACTTCCAATCACACACCATTACCAAGACAAAGAAAAGGGAGATGGAGAAGTACTCAATAAGGAAGAGAATGGAGACAAAGATGATTCAGCTGATAGCGATCTTCATTCCGTTGAATTAAACATGGGTGATAATGGCAAGAGCTATCAATGGTGCACTGCTTTACAGAATGATCCAATATTTTCGATTTCTGATAAGAATAAAGAGAGGAGGTCCATCTCGGAGAAATTCCCAAGACAAAACATTTCCTTAGAAAGGGAAACTTCAGATGGAATTGAGTGGGAATTCTCCGCGGGAGAGAAAGAAAACGTGAACACTTTGGATAGAGGAATCTCAAACTTTCATACCAATGGAGGAATACTAGACTTCTCTTCTCAAGCATGGAAAAAGGATTGTGGAGATGAGATCGAGAGATATAAAATGATCAAGGATCTTCGAGATCATATTGTTTCTGCTTCAAGAATAACATCTTCTCAAGACTTTTCTAGTCCAACCGAGAATTGGAGTCAGCAGAGATTTTCTTCCGGTGATCCTAACAAAGTGATGGGCAAGGGCTTTTCCGTCTTGTAG
- the LOC104102878 gene encoding uncharacterized protein At5g41620-like isoform X2: MNSLKSPSLQKDNSNYKFMQTKGSNKNKDLSVSARKLAATLREINGVAASKVNEDLEERNDVELVKKERILKSSKLGSVALQFSDPFHAPVSERMERSEVGSRRRRKLMKADFCLQNGCFMEVSKLIHEHKYNHSEVDILLKKFEEEKMAWKIKEQDNIHTAITSVARELKIEKKLRNQTERLNKKLGRELADTKASLSKAVKELEGEKKDREILEQVCEDLARGLGEDRAEVEELKRQSAKISEEVEMERKMLQLADVMREERVQMKLSDAKYQFEEKNAVVDKLRNELEAYLRSKKGHEQGGDSHNFETINELERRLRETLPITHHYQDKEKGDGEVLNKEENGDKDDSADSDLHSVELNMGDNGKSYQWCTALQNDPIFSISDKNKERRSISEKFPRQNISLERETSDGIEWEFSAGEKENVNTLDRGISNFHTNGGILDFSSQAWKKDCGDEIERYKMIKDLRDHIVSASRITSSQDFSSPTENWSQQRFSSGDPNKVMGKGFSVL, from the exons ATGAACTCATTAAAATCACCTTCCCTGCAGAAAGATAATTCGAACTACAAGTTTATGCAAACAAAGGGCTCTAATAAAAATAAAGACTTGTCAGTTTCAGCAAGAAAACTGGCAGCCACTCTCCGGGAAATTAATGGAGTTGCTGCTTCTAAAGTGAATGAGGATTTGGAGGAAAGGAATGATGTTGAATTGGttaaaaaagaaagaattttGAAGTCATCTAAATTGGGTTCAGTAGCTCTGCAATTCTCTGATCCGTTTCATGCCCCTGTTTCTGAG AGAATGGAGCGATCCGAAGTGGGTAGTCGTAGAAGAAGAAAACTTATGAAGGCTGATTTCTGTCTCCAAAATGGTTGCTTTATGGAG GTGTCTAAACTGATACATGAACACAAATATAACCACAGTGAAGTTGATATCCTCTTGAAGAAgtttgaagaagaaaagatggCCTGGAAGATAAAAGAGCAAGACAACATTCATACTGCCATTACATCCGTAGCGAGGGAGCTCAAGATAGAGAAGAAACTGAGGAACCAAACTGAGAGATTAAATAAGAAGCTTGGTAGAGAATTGGCGGATACAAAGGCATCTCTTTCGAAGGCAGTTAAAGAACTTGAAGGCGAGAAGAAGGACAGAGAGATATTGGAGCAAGTCTGTGAAGATTTAGCCAGAGGTCTCGGAGAAGATAGAGCTGAGGTGGAAGAATTGAAGAGACAATCTGCTAAAATTAGTGAAGAGGTGGAGATGGAACGGAAAATGCTTCAACTAGCTGATGTGATGCGCGAGGAAAGAGTTCAAATGAAGCTTTCAGATGCCAAGTATCAATTTGAGGAGAAAAATGCAGTTGTTGATAAGTTAAGGAATGAGCTTGAAGCCTATTTGAGATCCAAAAAGGGCCACGAACAAGGCGGTGATTCGCATAATTTTGAAACGATCAATGAGCTTGAGAGACGTTTGAGAGAAACACTTCCAATCACACACCATTACCAAGACAAAGAAAAGGGAGATGGAGAAGTACTCAATAAGGAAGAGAATGGAGACAAAGATGATTCAGCTGATAGCGATCTTCATTCCGTTGAATTAAACATGGGTGATAATGGCAAGAGCTATCAATGGTGCACTGCTTTACAGAATGATCCAATATTTTCGATTTCTGATAAGAATAAAGAGAGGAGGTCCATCTCGGAGAAATTCCCAAGACAAAACATTTCCTTAGAAAGGGAAACTTCAGATGGAATTGAGTGGGAATTCTCCGCGGGAGAGAAAGAAAACGTGAACACTTTGGATAGAGGAATCTCAAACTTTCATACCAATGGAGGAATACTAGACTTCTCTTCTCAAGCATGGAAAAAGGATTGTGGAGATGAGATCGAGAGATATAAAATGATCAAGGATCTTCGAGATCATATTGTTTCTGCTTCAAGAATAACATCTTCTCAAGACTTTTCTAGTCCAACCGAGAATTGGAGTCAGCAGAGATTTTCTTCCGGTGATCCTAACAAAGTGATGGGCAAGGGCTTTTCCGTCTTGTAG
- the LOC104102877 gene encoding cytochrome P450 89A2-like, with the protein MDYSLLIIIITTLCISFFLRKSNNQKNNKKHPPGPGPFDFSVIGSLLWGVTNIELILRDLKAKYGPLFNLRIGIISRPSIFVASHSLAYTALVQQGAVFSDRPKAAQTNVIIHSSRINISSAPYGPLWRLLRRNLTSSILHPSRTKSFSKARSRALSVLVQQLHYHSDSAKENVIDHFQYATIYLLVLMCFGDKIDETQVKRIKDVQRRWIVSVGRFINLSFLPRWLEKIIFRSRWKELIQLQLEQERIFIPLIEARKKAKSSNNLNHHEEEEVMAYVDTLLNLELPKEKRKINHGEIVSLSSEFLTAGTDTTSTSLQWIMANLVKYPSIQEKLYQEISEVVVHRGNPKPKGSVIDQGVVKEEDLEKMPYLKAVILEGLRRHPPGHFLQPHMVREEVELNGYVIPKDATVNFMIAEMGWDPYVWEDPLDFKPDRFLLADGSDTEEFDITGSREIKMIPFSAGRRICPAYRLAMLHLEYFVANLIWHFEWTTADGDNVDLSEKLEFTVTMKNPLCARIRPRINQLELSANSCYVI; encoded by the coding sequence ATGGACTACTCAttgctcatcatcatcattacTACTCTCTGTATCTCTTTCTTCCTCAGAAAATCCAATAACCAGAAGAACAACAAGAAACACCCCCCAGGTCCCGGACCGTTTGACTTTTCGGTCATTGGCAGTTTACTATGGGGTGTTACCAATATTGAACTCATCCTCAGGGACCTTAAGGCTAAGTATGGTCCTCTCTTCAACTTAAGAATTGGAATTATATCTCGTCCTTCGATATTTGTTGCTAGCCACTCGTTAGCCTACACAGCATTAGTACAACAAGGTGCTGTTTTCTCGGACCGGCCAAAGGCTGCGCAGACCAATGTAATCATTCACAGTAGCCGCATAAACATCTCCTCCGCCCCTTACGGCCCCTTATGGCGTCTCCTCCGTCGAAACCTTACCTCTTCTATCCTTCACCCTTCCCGCACCAAGTCCTTCTCTAAGGCACGTTCTCGGGCACTGAGTGTCCTTGTTCAACAACTCCATTATCATTCTGATTCTGCCAAAGAAAATGTAATTGATCATTTTCAATATGCCACCATCTACCTTCTTGTCCTCATGTGTTTTGGGGACAAGATCGATGAGACTCAAGTTAAACGGATTAAAGATGTGCAACGAAGATGGATTGTAAGTGTGGGGCGGTTCATCAATCTCAGCTTCTTGCCAAGATGGCTTGAAAAGATAATTTTCAGAAGTCGCTGGAAAGAGCTCATCCAACTGCAACTAGAGCAAGAGAGGATCTTTATACCTCTCATCGAGGCTCGAAAGAAAGCAAAAAGTAGTAATAATTTGAATCATCATGAGGAAGAAGAAGTGATGGCTTATGTGGATACATTGCTGAATTTGGAATTGCCAAAGGAAAAGAGGAAGATTAATCATGGAGAGATTGTTAGCCTCTCCAGTGAGTTCCTCACTGCTGGCACAGATACTACGTCCACCTCATTACAATGGATTATGGCCAACTTGGTCAAATACCCTTCTATTCAGGAAAAACTATACCAAGAAATATCTGAGGTAGTAGTGCACAGAGGGAATCCGAAGCCAAAGGGATCAGTCATAGATCAGGGGGTAGTAAAAGAGGAAGATTTAGAGAAAATGCCTTACCTAAAAGCAGTGATCTTGGAAGGTCTAAGGCGGCACCCACCAGGTCACTTCCTGCAGCCCCACATGGTGAGAGAGGAAGTGGAACTCAACGGTTATGTCATCCCTAAGGATGCAACAGTCAATTTCATGATTGCAGAAATGGGTTGGGACCCATATGTTTGGGAAGATCCCTTGGATTTCAAACCAGATAGGTTCTTATTAGCGGATGGTAGTGATACAGAAGAGTTCGATATAACAGGGAGTAGAGAGATCAAGATGATACCCTTTAGTGCAGGGAGAAGAATATGTCCAGCCTATCGTTTGGCTATGCTCCATTTAGAGTACTTTGTGGCTAACTTGATCTGGCATTTTGAATGGACGACTGCGGATGGAGACAATGTGGATCTATCTGAGAAGCTGGAATTCACCGTTACAATGAAGAATCCATTGTGTGCTCGCATTCGTCCAAGAATAAATCAActtgaattatctgctaattcTTGTTATGTAATATAG